The following is a genomic window from Geobacillus subterraneus.
GGATACAGCTCTTCAACGCGCACGACATGCAGCCAGTCAAGCCCTTCCATTTTGCCGATTTGTTCCGCTAAATCAATCATCAGCTTGCCAGTGCCAAACACGATCCGCTCGACCTTGCTGGGGTCCGTCCCTAATCCCGGCTGCTCGAGCACCGGCGAGAATACGCCATGAACAAGCGCTTCGGCGTCGGATGCCGCCAGCGGATGACGGAGCAAGCTTTTCGGCGTCATTAAGACGAGCGGGCGCACTTCTTCTTTTTGCAGCAGCGCCGCTTGCCGGCGCAAAATATGGAAATATTGCGCTGCCGTCGACAAGTTGGCGACCGTCCAGTTGTTTTCCGCCGCCAGCTGCAAAAACCGCTCGACGCGGCCGCTCGAATGTTCCGGCCCTTGCCCTTCATAACCGTGCGGCAAGAGCATAACGAGCCCGGACTTTTGCCCCCATTTTGCCCGTCCCGACGAGATAAACTGGTCAAACATGACTTGCGCCATGTTGGCGAAATCGCCAAACTGCGCTTCCCAAAGCACGAGCGTTTCCGGTGCGTACACGTTGTAGCCGTATTCATAACCGAGCACAGCCGCCTCAGTCAACGGGCTGTTGTAAACGACAAACGAAGCTTTCGCGCCGCTGATATGATGAAGCGGAACGTACTCTTTGCCCGTTTTCACATCGTGCAGCACTAAATGGCGCTGGGCAAACGTGCCGCGCTGTGAATCTTGGCCGGTGAGGCGGATCGGCACGCCATCTTGCAAAATCGTCGCAAACGCCAACGTTTCCGCGTGCGCCCAGTCGATTTTGCCATTTTGCATAAATACGCCGCTGCGCCGCTTTAAAATGCGCTCAAGCTTGTTAAAGACATGGAAGTCAGCCGGGAACTCGAGCAGCTCCTCATTGATGCGGTGAAGCACGTCTTTCGCCACGCCTGTTTTCACTTCCGGAAGCCGAGCGACGACCGGTTTCGGTGGATCCATAATGAAATCGAGTTCCTCTTCACTTTTCGGCACCCGTTCATAAGCAATTTTCAACCGTTCGGCCACTTCCTGTTCCATTTCTTCGACTTCCTGCTCGGCGATGATCCCCTTTTCAATCAGCTTTTGCGCATACAGCTCGCGCACGGTCGGATGCTGGTGAATGATGCTGTACATGATCGGGTTCGTCGCCATCGGCTCATCCATTTCGTTATGGCCGAAGCGGCGATAGCCGATCAAGTCGATGACAAAATCTTTTTTAAACCGCTGGCGATACGCAAACGCCAAGCTTGCCGCCGCCAGGCAGGCCTCCGGATCGTCGGCATTGACATGCACAATCGGCACTTCAAACCCTTTCGCCATATCAGAAGCATACGTTGTCGAACGGGAATCGTAACTTTCCGTCGTAAAGCCGATCATGTTGTTGGCGATAATATGAATGGCTCCGCCGGTCGTATAGCCGCGCAGCTGGCTTAAGTTGAGCGTTTCAGCCACAATGCCTTGCCCCGGGAAAGCAGCATCGCCATGAATTAAAATGGCAAACGAAGCCTCTGTCTTTTGCTCCGGCACGCCCGGTTTGGTCCGGTCTTCTTGCGCGGCGCGCGTATAACCGAGCACGACCGGATTGACGACTTCAAGATGGCTCGGGTTGTTGGCGAGCGTAATTCGCATCGTATGGGCGCTTTGATTGCGTAGCCGGCGCGCTGCCCCCAAATGGTATTTCACGTCGCCCGTCCAGCCGTAGGTGATGGCCACCGCTCCTTCAGACGGAATAAAGTTTTTGCTCTCCGCATGCTGAAACTCGGCGAAAATCATTTCATACGGCTTGCCAAGCACATGCGCAAGCACGTTCAGCCGGCCGCGGTGCGCCATGCCGATGTTGACGGCGTCAATCTCCTGTTCGATCGCCTGGCGAACAAGCTCATCAAGGAGCGGCACCATGGCGTCAAGTCCCTCAATCGAAAAGCGCTTTTGCCCGACATACGTCCGGTGGATGAATTTTTCAAACCCCTCCACTTCCGTCAGGCGGCGCAACAAGGCGACCCGCTCTTTGTTCGCCAAGCTCGGATAGTACGCTCCGGACTCGATTTGCTGGATGAGCCAGTTCCTTTCCTCTAGATTATGTACTTGCGAGAATTCAAAGGCGATTTTATCTGTATAGATTTTGCGCAAGTGCATGATGGCATCCCAGCCGTTTTTGACATGCGCCGGGGCATGCGGACAAAGAAATGCGACCGGAATGCGCTTTAAATCTTCCTCCGTCAAATCATACTCATCAAGTTCGAGGCGGCGCAGCTTTTTCTCCTCTTTCACAATCGGGTTCGTATCGGCGGCCAGATGGCCATAATGGCGAATGCTGTCCGCCAATTTGACGGCGGCGACAAGCTTGCTGAACACGGTCGGTGTTTCCGGCAGCCGGAACGTTTGATGCGTCTGCGCCGCTTCGTGATCCGCAGGAGAAACCGGCTCCTCGACGACCGGCGCCCCCCATTGTTCAAACAATTGTTTTAGTTCCGGATCGACGCTGTCCGGGTCATCGAGATACTGTTCGTACATTTCGATGACATAGCCGAGGTTCGGCCCGTAAAACTGGCTCCACGGTTGAGCGTAGTTCGTCTGTTTTGCCATCGTGAAAAAACCTCCAACTAGTTTTCGTGTCCCTCGGGTCAGCCGGCGGCGGTGATTAAGACGCCGCGCCCCCATTTGGCTACCATTATTCCCGAATGAACAACAAAATAACTGTATAAACGTTTTCACTGTTTATTTTAGCACTATTAGCCGCTAAAATCGACGCAGAAACTTAAAAAAATTCAACTCATTATCATTGTATGAATAGTGTGAATAGAAAAAATAATAATGTCCGTTTGAGAGGCAGCCGGCTAAACGGCGGTCACCGCACGTCCGCAGCCTGGCTGCGCCAATGAAAAAACGCAGCCGGACAAAGGCTGCGCTTTTTTATGAGAGCTTGAATTTTTCCACAAGCTGCTTCAACTGCCGACTCATCTCGCTTAACGTTTCGGCTGATTCGGTCACTGTCGCAAGCGCCTGCAGCTGGTCATCAGCCGAAGCGGCCACTTCTTCTGCCGCTGCCGCCGATTGCTGGGCAATGGCAGCAATGTTTTGCATCGCGCCAATCACATCGTCTTTGCTTCCGTTCATCCGCTTCGCTTCTTCCATCACAGCGGTGAGCGCAGCGGTTAATTGTTCCATCATGCCGGTGATTTTCATGAACGAATCGCCGGTCGTATGCACCGCTTCCCGCTGTTCGTTGTACGCTTGCTTGGAGCGGCCGACGGCCTCGATCGCCAATCCGGCTTGCTGCTGAATGGCCGCAATGGTCGCACGGATCATTTCGGTCGCTTTGGCTGACTGTTCCGCCAGCTTGCGCACCTCGTCGGCGACAACGGCAAACCCTTTGCCATGCTCGCCGGCGCGCGCTGCCTCAATGCTCGCGTTTAACGCAAGCAAGTTCGTCTGTCCGGAAATGGCGGTAATCGTTTGAATGACTCCATCAATTTCATCCATTTTTTTGACCAGATCGCTAATGACGTTTTCTACCGCGGACAGCTCGTGTTTCGCTTCCTCCGATTTTTGCTGCAAAACATTTAAATGTTCTAGGCCGTCGTAGCTGGCCGTTTTCGTGTCGTTCGACAGCGATCCCATGCCGGCTGTCGCACTTGTGACCGCTTCAATTTGCTGTGACAATGCCGACGTCTGCTCATTGATCGTATCAAGACTTCCGGCTTGATCGGTCGTCCCTTTCGCAATTTCACCGATCGCTTTCGCCACTTGTTCGCTTGTTGCCATCGTTTCTTCCGAGACGGCACTTAAATGGTCGGCTGAAGCCGCCAACTCGTTCACCGATCGGTTCACTTCACCGATCAGCGCGCGCATATGCCCGATCATGTCGTTGAAATGGCGGGCGAGGCGTCCGATCTCATCTTTTGCCGCTACACGCGCCTGCACCGTTAAATCACCGGCTGCCGCCTTTTCGACTTGCTCTTGCAGAACAATAATCGGTTTCGTAATCGAGCGCGCCAAAAAGTAAATGACAACAAGCGCCACAATGAGCGCGATCACCGTAATGACGAGCATGTTCATCCCAAGCGAGCGGCTCATCGCCGATAAATCTGCTTCCTTATAGACAGCGCCTATTTTCCAGCCAAGTTCCGGAACCGTCGTAAAATACATGACCAGCTGTTCACCGTCTTGCTCGTATTGCCGCATTCCTTTTTCATGTTCGAGCATATAGCGAACCGCCGCGTTTTGTGCCATGTTTTTTCCTTTATATTGCGGGTGGACGACCGCCGTTCCTTTTGCATCAAACAACACCGGATAGCCGTGATAGCCAACGTCGCTCGCATTGACAATTCTCGTCACTGCATCAAGCGTCATGTCAATGCCGATCACGGCCAAGATGCGGCCGTTTTCGCTCACTGCCTTGGCCAATGTCACAACATGTTTGCCTGTAATCGCATCGACATACGGTTCTGTCCACACGACTTCGTCCGGCTTCTCCATCGCTTTTTTATACCATGGGCGGCTCGTCGGATCATATCCATCCGGAAGTTCCGTCGTCGGCGTAATGTGCATCTTCTTCCGCTCCGTGCCAATATAGATGAACTGCACATTTTCATGAACGCGCAAAAACGTGCGGAACTGCTTTTCCAGCTGCGGCCATGCTTTTTCGTCTTGAATCATTTGCATCGCCGACGGTGATTCGCTGAACTGCATTAGGCTGTTCTCCTCGCTTTGAAAGCTGTCGCGGATATCGCCAAGCAGCCCGTCGAGCGCCGCCTGCGCCCGCTGTTTGACATCAGCGTCAACGAGCTGCCGCATTTGCACAACACCGACGAGCTGCGTTGCCGCCAACGATAGAATCAATAATAAGGCCATCAAGACAATCAACTTGCTGCGCAATGTCCGGAACACTCGCTATTTCTCCCCTCTGTTTCCGATTTTTGTCGAACCATGTTCCATTATAAAAGGACGATAGTCCCGCGTCTATAGGATTAGCTTCTTATTCATACATAGCGGGCGGCGGCGGGCGGAACAATAAAAACAGGCAGGTGAATAGCGATGGGTGCCATTGAACATGAAGGCTATCGATTCGAAATCGAATACAGCGTCCTGTTGCAAAAAGGAGCACTGCACGTCTACCGTGACGGTGAATTGATCGAGGAAATTGTCTTTCCGTTTCACGGCCAAAAGCCGGACGAACGGCAGATCGAAGCGTTGGTCAGCGAATACGTTGAACAACACGCCCACAGCCGCTAACAGCGGCTGTTTTCTTTTCGGCGAAAATCCCGCCGGCAAGCGGTGAGTTTCATCCCCGGGTCGAGGGCAAACCGTTGCCCATGGATGTTTTCTTGGCGTTTTTTCTAGGTTTCGGTTATGATGAAGGTAAAACGAACGAAAGGGGGATCGGCGTGTACAAAAAACGGCTATACGTCTTTGACGGCGATACGCCGCGGCAAGCCGTCATCCGCAATTATACGAAAAACGATTTTTCCGCCCTCATCCGCGTGCAGCAGGAAAGCTTTCCGCCTCCGTTTCCGTCCGACCTGTGGTGGAACGAGGCGCAGCTTGAAAACCATGTCACCTTGTTTCCCGAAGGGGCGCTATGCGCCGAAGTCGATGGGCGCATTGTCGGATCCATGACCGGGCTCATCGTCGACTTTGACCCGAACCATGCCGACCATACGTGGGAAGAAATAACCGACGGCGGTTATATTCGCAACCATCGCTCGGACGGCAACACGCTTTATGTCGTCGACATTTGCGTTTCCCCGCCGTACCGGAAGCTCGGCCTTGGCAAGTGGCTCATGCAATCGATGTATGAAGTCGTCGTTCATCTCGGGCTCGACCGGCTGCTTGGGGGCGGACGGATGCCTGGTTATCACCGCTATGCGAACGAACTGTCCCCGGAAGAGTACATCCGCAAAGTGACGGCCGGTGAGTTGAAAGATCCGGTTATTACGTTTTTGCTTCGCTGCGGGCGCACACCGCTTGCCGTTGTCCGCAATTATTTAGAAGACGAAGAATCACTCAACCATGCAGTGTTAATGGAATGGCGCAACCCGTTTAAGCAAATATAAGGAAAAATTTTCAATCCTGAAAAGAAAGGAATCGCCGGCGGCAGCCGCGAATAAGAAAAGGAGAACATAGACGGAAAGGAATCGCTATCGATGAGACCGATTTCCTACAGCGATCCGCTCGCTCCTTTACTCATTCGCAATGAACTGTTTTCCTTGCTGCCGGCGCACACCCGCCATCTGACCGTTGTTTGCATCGGCAGCAACCGCATTAACGGCGATAGCTTAGGTCCGTTTGTCGGCACGCTGCTTGAGAATGTGTATCCGGATCATCTAACCGTCATCGGCACGCTGCAAGAGCCCGTCGATGCCACCAATCTCCGCTTCGTGCATGAGCGGCTGAACGAACGCGGCTCCTACGTGCTGGCGATCGACAGCATCGTCGGTCCGCGCCCGTTTGTCCATACGATCGCCATTCGCCCCGGCGCGCTCGCTCCCGGCACGGCGCTTGGCAAATCGCTCCCCCGTATCGGCGATGTAAGCATTATGGGCGTGATGATGGAAGAAACAGCTGATATGAGCACGCTGCCGTATACGAATTTGCACATTGTTTATCAAATGGCGAAAGTCATCGCCTTAGGCCTCTCGTTAACGGTCCGGCAACGGTATGGCTACGAATCGTCCGCCCCGCTTTTGGCGTAAATAGAAAAGGCGCAGCGAACACGAATGTCGCCGCGCCTTTATTTAGGCGATATGGAACGTTTGTTTGATAAACGCCACAACTTCCTCCGCCGTGCCGAGCGACAGCACCGTCTCTTTGATGCCGGCCGCCTCTTCTTTCGACAGCTGTTTCAACTGGGCGCGCGCCGGCAAAATCGAAGTGGCGCTCATGCTGAACTCATCAAGCCCTAAAGCAAGCAAAATCGGAATCGCAATCGGGTCGCCGGCCATTTCCCCGCACATGCCAACCCACTTCCCTTCGCGGTGGGCAGCGTCGATGACGTGGCTGATGAGCCGTAAAATCGCCGGATTGTACGGTTGATATAAATATGAAACGCGCTCATTCATCCGGTCGGCGGCCATCGTATATTGGATTAAGTCGTTCGTGCCGATGCTGAAAAAGTCGACTTCTTTCGCGAACTGATCGGCCATCACCGCCGCCGCCGGGATCTCCACCATCATGCCGACTTCAATGTCCTCGGCGACCGGCGCACCTTGGCGGAGGAGCGCCTCTTTTTCTTCAAGCAATATCGCTTTCGCTTGACGGAATTCCTCAAGCGTGGCAATCATCGGAAACATGATCTTCAAATTGCCGTGTACGCTCGCCCGCAGCAAAGCGCGCAGCTGGGTGCGGAACATGTCTTGCATTTCTAGGCAAAGGCGAATCGCCCGGAACCCTAAAAACGGGTTCATTTCTTTTGGCAAGTTTAAATACGGGAGCTCTTTATCGCCGCCAATGTCAAGCGTGCGGACGACAACCGGCTTGCCATTCATTTGTTCAAGCACCGTTTTGTAGGCGGCAACCTGCTCTTCCTCCGTCGGCAGCTCCGAGCGGCCCATATATAAAAACTCCGTCCGATACAAGCCGATGCCTTCCGCTCCGTTAGCAAGCGCCCCTTTTACATCGTCCGGCGTGCCGATGTTGGCCGCCAGCTCGACGTGTACGCCGTCGGCCGTCACCGTCGGCTCATGGACGAGTTTCGCCCATTCCGCTTTTTGCGCTTCATAGCGGGCTCGTTTTTCTTCATAATGGGCGAGCCGCTCCGGCGACGGATTGACAACAACTTGTCCATCAAGCCCATCGATGACGACGATGTCGCCGTTTTTCACTTCCGCCGTCACCGCCTTCGTGCCGACGACGGCCGGGATTTCGAGCGAGCGGGCCATAATGGCCGAATGCGATGTCCGTCCGCCGATGTCGGTCGCAAACCCCTTGACATATTGCCGGTCGAGCTGCGCCGTATCGGACGGCGTCAAATCTTCGGCGATAATGACGACTTCTTCCGAAATCAAACTCGGGTTTGAAATCGTGACGCCAAGCAAGTGGGCAAGGACGCGCTTCGTGACATCGCGGATGTCGGCAGCCCGCTCCTTCATGTATTCATTGTCCATTCCTTCGAACATGGAAATGAAAAACGATGCCGTTTCGTCAAGCGCATACTCGGCATTCACTTGCTCTGTTTGAATTTTTTCTTTAATCGGGTTCAAGAGTTCCGGATCATCAAGCACAAGCAAATGGGCAGCAAAAATGGCAGCTTTGTCTTCGCCGAGCTTCTCTAACGCGTGCTGTTTAATCGCCTCGAGCTCTTCTTTCGCCTTGGCGACCGCCGCCTCGAGCCGCGCCACTTCCGCCTCAGCGTCGGTGACCGATCGTTTTTCAGCCGCCAAATGAGGGGCTTCTAAGCGGTATGCCTTGGCAATGGCAATACCGCTTGATGCAGCAATCCCATGAATGGTTTTTTCCATTACTCAGCAAGGCCTTCTTTCGCCAACGTGTCCGTTAACGCTGCCATCGCCTCTGCTGCATCGGCCCCTTCTGCCGTAATTTTAATCGTTGCCCCTTTCGGAATGCCTAACGACATGACGCCCATGATCGATTTCAAGTTGACGGTTTTCCCGTTGTATTCGAGCTGGATTTCGCTGTTAAATTTGCTCGCGGTTTGCACTAAAATCGTCGCCGGACGGGCATGGATGCCAGAGTCTGAAGTCACTTTAAACGTTTTTTCCATCGTTCATCAATCCCCTTCTTCATCATTTTTCTTTGCCATCATACCAAATGCATGGGCGAGGGAGCAACGGAAAACGCTTGTCCCTCCCTCGCATCAATGATGGACAGGCCGTTCAGCCGATTTCAACGACACCGTCTTCGCCTTGAGCAACCGCACCTTGCTTTTTGACGCGCACCACTTCACCGGCTTGCAAGTTCGTGAAAATGATCGGTGTAACAATGGACGGCGCGTTATTTTTCACATAGTCGAGATCGACGCGCAAAATCGGCTGCCCTTTTTTCACTTCGTCGCCTTCCTTGACGAGCGCTTCAAATCCTTCGCCGTTCAGTTTCACTGTATCAATGCCGAAGTGGATTAACACCTCATGCCCCCCGACCGACTCGATGCCAATAGCATGCTTTGTCGGGAATACGTTGATGATTTTCCCATCGACCGGGGAGACGACCGTGCCATCCGTCGGCATGACCGCGAAGCCGTCGCCCATCATTTTTTGTGAAAATACTTGATCCGGCACGTCGGCGAGCGACACGATTTCCCCGGCGAGCGGCGAAGCGATTGCTTCCGCCCGCGCTGCAGCCGGCGCCGCTTCCTTCGGCTCTTCTTTCGTTTTTACCGGTGCTTTTCCTTGCATAATATCGTGAATTTGTCCCTTTAAGATGTCCGACTTCGGACCGAAAATCGCTTGCACGTTGTTGCCGACTTCGAGCACACCGGCAGCGCCGAGCTCTTTCAGCCGGTCTTTATCGACTTGGCCGATGTCGCGGACCGACACGCGCAAGCGCGTAATGCACGCATCCAAATGTTCGATATTTTCCTTTCCGCCAAGAGCGGCCAGCACTTCATACGGCAAATCGCCGGCCGCCGCTTCCGCTTTTGGCGCTTCGTCGCCCGTTTTTTCACGGCCTGGCGTCGCCAAGTTCCATTTGCGAATCGCAAAGCGGAACCCGAAGTAATAAATGACAGCAAACGCCAATCCGACCGGAATGACAAGCCACCACGCCGTCCGGTTCGGCAGGACACCGAACAGCAGGAAGTCAATGACCCCGCCGGAGAACGTCATCCCGATTTTGACGTTCAACATGTGCATGATCATAAACGATAGCCCGGCAAAGACGCAATGAACGGCAAACAAAGCCGGAGCGACGAACAAAAACGAAAACTCGATCGGTTCCGTAATCCCGGTTAAAAACGACGTCAGCGCCGCTGAGCCCATGATGCCGGCGACAACTTTTTTGTTTTCCGGACGCGCTTCATGATAAATCGCGAGCGCTGCTGCCGGAAGACCGAACATCATAAACGGGAACTTCCCGGTCATAAACGTGCCGGCTGTCAGCTCCACACCGTCTTTTAGCTGTTCGAAAAAGATTTTTTGGTCGCCGCGCACAATTTGGCCGGCCTTATTGACATATTCACCAAACTCATACCAAAACGGTGAATAAAAAATATGGTGGAGGCCAAACGGGATCAATGCCCGTTCGATCACACCGAAAATGAACGCTGCAACCGTTCTGTTCGCATCAATCATGTTGTGCGAAAACGCATTTAACCCGTGCTGGATCGGCGGCCAGACAAACGTCATAACAATGCCAAGCACAACAGCAGTAGCCGCTGTCACGATCGGCACGAACCGCTTGCCGGCGAAAAAGCCGAGATATTGCGGCAGTTCAATATTAAAATATTTGTTGTACATATACGCGGCCAAAATCCCGACGATAATCCCGCCGAACACGCCCGTTTGCAGCGTCGGAATGCCGAGAATGTTGGCGTAGGACGGGTCAGATCCGACCATATCGGCGGTTACGCCTAAAACGACGCCCATCGTGACGTTCATAATTAAGTAGCCGATGATTGCCGCCAAGCCTGCGACCCCTTCACCGCCGGCAAGACCGATCGCCACACCGACGGCAAACAGGAGCGACAAATTAGCAAAAACAATGCCGCCCGCCTGTTCCATGACGTTTGCGATCAGCACGATCCAGTCGGCTTTTAACGCCGGAATTTTGTCGGTGAGCGCCGGGTTTTTCAATGCGTTGCCGAACGCCAGCAAAATCCCTGCCGCCGGCAAAATCGCCACCGGGAGCATGAGCGCTTTCCCGACTCGTTGCAACGTGCCAAACGCTCGTTTCATCCTCACGACCTCCTTTAAGTTTCCTTTTCTTAAGTTTTGCAGCAAACGGCGGATTCATGTACTGAAAAATGGACGGGCAATCATTTTTTAGACAAACCGAGGGCAATAAAAAAGACACGAATAAAGAGAGACAAAAGAACGCTTACAACGGCCCGAATGCAAACATTCGGTCGTTGCCGCCCTGTTTTGTCCTCTTTACTCATGCCTGATCGAATCAGTAACACGTAAAGCGAGACAATGTTATCCCGTTATGCCGCTCTTTTTTTCCGCCAGCCGCTGCAAATGCAACGTCAAATAGACCGCCTCGGCATCATCAGCCGGCAGATGAAGTGTTTGCTGCATGACTTTAACTAACTTCCATGCTAGATTATAGC
Proteins encoded in this region:
- a CDS encoding phosphocarrier protein HPr — its product is MEKTFKVTSDSGIHARPATILVQTASKFNSEIQLEYNGKTVNLKSIMGVMSLGIPKGATIKITAEGADAAEAMAALTDTLAKEGLAE
- a CDS encoding GNAT family N-acetyltransferase; translated protein: MYKKRLYVFDGDTPRQAVIRNYTKNDFSALIRVQQESFPPPFPSDLWWNEAQLENHVTLFPEGALCAEVDGRIVGSMTGLIVDFDPNHADHTWEEITDGGYIRNHRSDGNTLYVVDICVSPPYRKLGLGKWLMQSMYEVVVHLGLDRLLGGGRMPGYHRYANELSPEEYIRKVTAGELKDPVITFLLRCGRTPLAVVRNYLEDEESLNHAVLMEWRNPFKQI
- a CDS encoding YbxH family protein, which encodes MGAIEHEGYRFEIEYSVLLQKGALHVYRDGELIEEIVFPFHGQKPDERQIEALVSEYVEQHAHSR
- the ptsP gene encoding phosphoenolpyruvate--protein phosphotransferase → MEKTIHGIAASSGIAIAKAYRLEAPHLAAEKRSVTDAEAEVARLEAAVAKAKEELEAIKQHALEKLGEDKAAIFAAHLLVLDDPELLNPIKEKIQTEQVNAEYALDETASFFISMFEGMDNEYMKERAADIRDVTKRVLAHLLGVTISNPSLISEEVVIIAEDLTPSDTAQLDRQYVKGFATDIGGRTSHSAIMARSLEIPAVVGTKAVTAEVKNGDIVVIDGLDGQVVVNPSPERLAHYEEKRARYEAQKAEWAKLVHEPTVTADGVHVELAANIGTPDDVKGALANGAEGIGLYRTEFLYMGRSELPTEEEQVAAYKTVLEQMNGKPVVVRTLDIGGDKELPYLNLPKEMNPFLGFRAIRLCLEMQDMFRTQLRALLRASVHGNLKIMFPMIATLEEFRQAKAILLEEKEALLRQGAPVAEDIEVGMMVEIPAAAVMADQFAKEVDFFSIGTNDLIQYTMAADRMNERVSYLYQPYNPAILRLISHVIDAAHREGKWVGMCGEMAGDPIAIPILLALGLDEFSMSATSILPARAQLKQLSKEEAAGIKETVLSLGTAEEVVAFIKQTFHIA
- a CDS encoding methyl-accepting chemotaxis protein, which encodes MFRTLRSKLIVLMALLLILSLAATQLVGVVQMRQLVDADVKQRAQAALDGLLGDIRDSFQSEENSLMQFSESPSAMQMIQDEKAWPQLEKQFRTFLRVHENVQFIYIGTERKKMHITPTTELPDGYDPTSRPWYKKAMEKPDEVVWTEPYVDAITGKHVVTLAKAVSENGRILAVIGIDMTLDAVTRIVNASDVGYHGYPVLFDAKGTAVVHPQYKGKNMAQNAAVRYMLEHEKGMRQYEQDGEQLVMYFTTVPELGWKIGAVYKEADLSAMSRSLGMNMLVITVIALIVALVVIYFLARSITKPIIVLQEQVEKAAAGDLTVQARVAAKDEIGRLARHFNDMIGHMRALIGEVNRSVNELAASADHLSAVSEETMATSEQVAKAIGEIAKGTTDQAGSLDTINEQTSALSQQIEAVTSATAGMGSLSNDTKTASYDGLEHLNVLQQKSEEAKHELSAVENVISDLVKKMDEIDGVIQTITAISGQTNLLALNASIEAARAGEHGKGFAVVADEVRKLAEQSAKATEMIRATIAAIQQQAGLAIEAVGRSKQAYNEQREAVHTTGDSFMKITGMMEQLTAALTAVMEEAKRMNGSKDDVIGAMQNIAAIAQQSAAAAEEVAASADDQLQALATVTESAETLSEMSRQLKQLVEKFKLS
- the yyaC gene encoding spore protease YyaC — protein: MRPISYSDPLAPLLIRNELFSLLPAHTRHLTVVCIGSNRINGDSLGPFVGTLLENVYPDHLTVIGTLQEPVDATNLRFVHERLNERGSYVLAIDSIVGPRPFVHTIAIRPGALAPGTALGKSLPRIGDVSIMGVMMEETADMSTLPYTNLHIVYQMAKVIALGLSLTVRQRYGYESSAPLLA
- a CDS encoding 2-oxoglutarate dehydrogenase E1 component; the protein is MAKQTNYAQPWSQFYGPNLGYVIEMYEQYLDDPDSVDPELKQLFEQWGAPVVEEPVSPADHEAAQTHQTFRLPETPTVFSKLVAAVKLADSIRHYGHLAADTNPIVKEEKKLRRLELDEYDLTEEDLKRIPVAFLCPHAPAHVKNGWDAIMHLRKIYTDKIAFEFSQVHNLEERNWLIQQIESGAYYPSLANKERVALLRRLTEVEGFEKFIHRTYVGQKRFSIEGLDAMVPLLDELVRQAIEQEIDAVNIGMAHRGRLNVLAHVLGKPYEMIFAEFQHAESKNFIPSEGAVAITYGWTGDVKYHLGAARRLRNQSAHTMRITLANNPSHLEVVNPVVLGYTRAAQEDRTKPGVPEQKTEASFAILIHGDAAFPGQGIVAETLNLSQLRGYTTGGAIHIIANNMIGFTTESYDSRSTTYASDMAKGFEVPIVHVNADDPEACLAAASLAFAYRQRFKKDFVIDLIGYRRFGHNEMDEPMATNPIMYSIIHQHPTVRELYAQKLIEKGIIAEQEVEEMEQEVAERLKIAYERVPKSEEELDFIMDPPKPVVARLPEVKTGVAKDVLHRINEELLEFPADFHVFNKLERILKRRSGVFMQNGKIDWAHAETLAFATILQDGVPIRLTGQDSQRGTFAQRHLVLHDVKTGKEYVPLHHISGAKASFVVYNSPLTEAAVLGYEYGYNVYAPETLVLWEAQFGDFANMAQVMFDQFISSGRAKWGQKSGLVMLLPHGYEGQGPEHSSGRVERFLQLAAENNWTVANLSTAAQYFHILRRQAALLQKEEVRPLVLMTPKSLLRHPLAASDAEALVHGVFSPVLEQPGLGTDPSKVERIVFGTGKLMIDLAEQIGKMEGLDWLHVVRVEELYPFPEEAVQAIIARYPNVKELVWVQEEPKNMGAWTYMEPRLRALAPDGVDVSYIGRRRRASPAEGDPVVHRKEQERIIRCALTKYER
- the ptsG gene encoding glucose-specific PTS transporter subunit IIBC → MKRAFGTLQRVGKALMLPVAILPAAGILLAFGNALKNPALTDKIPALKADWIVLIANVMEQAGGIVFANLSLLFAVGVAIGLAGGEGVAGLAAIIGYLIMNVTMGVVLGVTADMVGSDPSYANILGIPTLQTGVFGGIIVGILAAYMYNKYFNIELPQYLGFFAGKRFVPIVTAATAVVLGIVMTFVWPPIQHGLNAFSHNMIDANRTVAAFIFGVIERALIPFGLHHIFYSPFWYEFGEYVNKAGQIVRGDQKIFFEQLKDGVELTAGTFMTGKFPFMMFGLPAAALAIYHEARPENKKVVAGIMGSAALTSFLTGITEPIEFSFLFVAPALFAVHCVFAGLSFMIMHMLNVKIGMTFSGGVIDFLLFGVLPNRTAWWLVIPVGLAFAVIYYFGFRFAIRKWNLATPGREKTGDEAPKAEAAAGDLPYEVLAALGGKENIEHLDACITRLRVSVRDIGQVDKDRLKELGAAGVLEVGNNVQAIFGPKSDILKGQIHDIMQGKAPVKTKEEPKEAAPAAARAEAIASPLAGEIVSLADVPDQVFSQKMMGDGFAVMPTDGTVVSPVDGKIINVFPTKHAIGIESVGGHEVLIHFGIDTVKLNGEGFEALVKEGDEVKKGQPILRVDLDYVKNNAPSIVTPIIFTNLQAGEVVRVKKQGAVAQGEDGVVEIG